The following nucleotide sequence is from Alkalihalobacillus sp. LMS39.
CAACGACAATGTTGCTTTCATTATCCAATCTTTGTGCCGTGGATGGTGGGTAACATAATATAACTGTCCATCTTTAAATGTATATTGGTCGACCATATTAGCCATTTCTGTAACATGTTCACCATCAGTATTCATAACATACAACGTATAATCATGGTTCTCCATACTATAAACTCGAAATGCAATCACATCGTCATAAACGAGCATTTGCCCTAAATTTTCATCCCCTTTAAAAAGGAGCTGCTTCTCTTCTCCATTCGACTTACTCTTCCATATATCCATTTGTTTCTGATAATAAACCCAATCACCAACAGCATTCAATTGAGTAATCACACCATCATCAATGGTTTTCGGCTCAGCCTCTCCTTGTTTGTGAGAAAATAAATGTTGAAAATCACTATAATACACAAACTCCCCACTTGCCGCAGCAATCCCTCCATTCATAAGATTGCCCACCGTGTTGCCAAGTAAACTAGCTTCTTGAACAACATGTTCACTTTCTTCAGACTCAACCTGTTCTTCCTCAATTTGAACAACTTCGACTGATTCAATTTCTAGCTCCGGCTGTACCTGCTGTTCCACTATTCGTTCCGTTTTCTCGCTACTACATGCGGCTAGGAGTAACAATAAAGCTGTGATTAGTATGGGTGTTTGTTTCATACCTGCTACTCTTCCTCTCTTCGTTGTCTGAACATCAACCTTTTACCTAAAACTATTTTACTATAAAAGCATCCTTAACAGGTACTTTATTTTTTCGAATTGAAAAATGCAGGTTTTTTTCGTTTCGGACATTTATTCCGCTATTTTAATAAAATCGTCTCTTTTCTGTATCCGTTCGGACATCTGTTCCGTTATATAAGCTAAATTCAAAGGTAGTCACCCGATTTTCAGAGAGTAACGGAACAGATGTCCAATAGCATTCTCAAATGGACTATTTATAGGCTAATAGCGGAACAAATGTCCGTTCGCACACATAACAAAAACCACTAAGGTATACACCCTAGTGGTTTTTCCGTTTACCTTAACGACGCCCCACTTAATATGTGATTTATCATTTTCATATTAAAATCACTATATCCCTGATCTTCAGCCCATTCCATCATATATTTGTGATCGGGATGGTTTGGATCTGACATAATTGCCAAAAACGATTCATACCCCGGTTCTCCTCCAACATCTTCAGGAGGGGTCCTACCTTCACCATCGAGGCACATCGCATGGTTGTATTCATAATCATCAACAAACTTTTCCACAACAATATGATGCTCCCAGCCGTCTCCGAAATCGTAAATGTACACAATCTCAGCTGGTAAGTAGTCAGCAAGAATTTCGTCTGTCTCCATTTTTTGCGGGACACCTACATCATAGCTTAACGCTTCTTCTGTACACACGAGATTAACAGTTGGCTTTCGCTCTTTATTCCGCACTGCATTCGTTATTGCTGTTGGCTGGCTCTTAAAGATTTGAAACTCATGGAGATGATAATCGCTCCAGTCAAACACCTTTTGAAGGACACTATGTAGCTCCGGAAAAGAAATTTTTCGTGGAACAACGACTCGCCGCCACACTTTATGATTTTCTAAATTTAATGTCACATGTAACACAACAGCTTGTCCGTCAAAGATAGGAACACCTACAAGCTCTTTTAAATCTCTATACAGTTCTTTGTATGGATCAATGAAATCTTTCCCATCACCAGCTAACACACGACTCCCTTTTTTGCCAACAGCAGGTTGGACTACAGCAGATGGAATAAGTAAATGTTCAAAATAGCCAGCATATTCACATGCTTTATTTAATCTAGCAACTGACTTTCGATCTTTCGTTGTGGTAAATGTGATTTCTGTTGAGCGTGAAAGATACTCCTCAATGACCTCTTCTTTTATACCCTCTTCAAGCCAAGTTTCTCGAATCGCTTGAACAATGAGTTCACCAATTTTCGATAAGTCTTTCGCTTTTAAACCGTGTAACACTAGGACATAGCGATTGCTATCATTCATGAGAACTACCGTTTTTTTCCTTGCCATCGTAACTAGGTTTGCATGCCACGAAAGCAATGGTAGCTGTTGTTGTTCCTCTGTTACAGGATCTGGTTTTATTTTTAGTTCTGTTAATAGTTTTTTTGTACATTGAATGAGCAAATGGAAAACCTCCAAATTTCATATCGGACATATATTCCGCTATTTTACTAAAATCGTACCATTTCACGATCGTATCGGACACCTGTTCCGTTAATCAAGCTAAATCCAAAGAAATTCACCGTTGTTCCACGACTTAACGGAACTGATGTCCGTTAAATTTCTGAATTGCGCCTTTTTTAGCCTAATAACGGAACAGGTGTCCACTAACACACAACCCATCGCTAAATTATCACCATTACAACGCTAATTCTATCAGTTGCTCATTGACGCTAGTAATATTAAATCTTCTTACCTTTTGACTTGGATCCAGCAACAACTCTATAGAGCAATCCATTGGGGACCCGCCTTTTCCTCCGGTGCAAGTTGGATAGTTCACATCATAATCATCTATCCGTTTCTCAATAGAAATATGAACTTCCCATGTTGTATCAGCATAATAGCAATACGAAATGTCTCCAGCTGCTAATACATCAGACACCCTAACTTCTCTTTCTTCATCTAAATTAGAAATAATAGACTCTTCGTTTTGTTTCCTCTTAAACTCATGCGAATGAACACTTTCCCAACCAAACAATATTTGGATGCCTTTATGTAAAGTTCTTAATGTCATTTTTTCAGGAACGACTACAGTTCTCCAAATGACAGACTTTTCTCTATCCATTGTTAACTAAAGAATTACAGCTTCTGGATTGAAGATTGAACCATCCACTAATTGTTCTACATCAGCATATAACTCTTCATTTGGATAGATATACTCACCTTCGTCATTCTCTACAGCTAACCGATTCAACGTTTGGGTGATTTCAAATTGGTGAATGGACGGAGCTATCAACTGCCTTTCTCGTAATACGACTTTGGCATGATCACACGCCCTTTCTAGCTTCATATCCTCTTCGTCATGTATCAAAGTAATGTTGTTTGCTTTTGAAAAATAAGCATCAATTACATCTTGGCTAAGGTTTTCTTCAACTAACGCACTCCGTATCGCTTCAGTTATCGTATCGTTGAAAGAATTGAATTGTTTCGCCTTCATCCCAAAAAGTACAACGGTATATTGATTACTTTCATTCATTAAGATGATTGCATTTCGCCGCTCTATTTTTAAAAGAGTAGCCCGCCATAAATACATCGGGTGCACCTCTTGAACTACTGGTTGCTCTTGTGGTTCTTTCATCTGTGATAATAGTTTAGTTGAGCAATGAATTAGCATTTCGACCTCTCTCCTACACGTTCGGACATATATTCCGCTATTTTAATTAAATCCTCATTTTTCACTATCGTATCGGACATCTGTTCCGTTATTCAAGCTAAACCCAAAGAAAATCACCGTTTTTCCACGATTTAGCGGAACAGGTGTCCGATAGCGTTATTCGTCGGCCAATTTTAAATCGATTAACGGAACAGATGTCCGTTAGCCCCAATGCCGTACCATGTCATGATACAACAATTCACACTAATTTTCCCCTAGTATTCTTACTTCCCCGCTGTCGCTTTATTGTTTTCAACCCTCATCATGATTAAAAACACAACTAAAACAGCAACCATCTTAGCCCCATTAAGCATAATCTTCGTATCTTCCTCAAGTGCCGAGCGAGTAATAATAAATTCCGGCAAAAATAAAATGAGTGGTATGATCACCGCGACCCACGACTTACTCCATAATGCGAGTCCAACAAACACAATTATCGCAAGACCAATCCCAATAAAGCTACCAACACTTCCAAGCTGAACTGTTGGTGTGTCATAGCCCCGGTTTAGAAAAATCAGTGCAATAAATAAAACTAGGGGAGTCGAGCCCACAACCCAAAACAAAAACCATTCTTTCGCCTTTCTAACTTTGGTACTTGCGACATTTTTAAATAAGATTGACGTAAATAACAACGACAACATGAATATTATCGGATATCCTACTAATTGGATGACTGAATATTCAAGTTCACCGCGTATGGCGTCGCCCATGACAACATAAGAAAGGGCCCCTGCAAAAATAATCGGAATGTACTTCAGCAATCCTTTCACATCAATCGGCATTTCTCCTGCTAGTTCTTCCATATACTCTTTCGGTGTCTTGCCGATGATATCCTCCACACTTTTTCCATCTCGCTCAGCTTCATGTAAATGATCTTCTAATTCACCAATGATGTCTTCAATCTCATTTTCATTTTTGCCACTCGAGACTAAATACAGCCTTACATTTTGTAAAAATTCACGGCTTTCCACTGAGATTTCCATACATTATCCTTCCTCTCCTAATAATTTATTGACACTAGATGCAATATCACTCCAGCGCTTTTTAAATTCTTCTAATTCTTCATGTCCTTTTTCAGTTAAAGAATAGTATTTTCGTTTCGGTCCTCCAGATGGAAGTTCTTTTTGACTTGTCGTGACAAGCCCTTCTTTTTTCATGCGCAATAATAAAGGGTAAATGCTTCCTTCGCTCACCATTGTAAAACCATAGGCATTTAATTTTTCCATCATTTCATACCCGTACGTCTCCCCTTTACCGATAATAGAAAGTAGACACCCCTCTAATATTCCTTTTAAAATTTGACTAGAAGACATTTGTTTCGCTCCTTTGTAACAACTATCTTGTTTTACAATATAGTGGCGTAAAAAAAGAACTGCATAAACTATTTTGCAATGCAAGTTAGTTACAGTTTAGCATAGCAAGTTATAAGCTTCAAGCTAGTTTTGGTTATTTTTTCTAGAAAATATAGAAAAGGGCTATTATGCCCCCTCCCCAAAGGCCGCTCTAATTGCTATTGGTTTCGTATCGGACATATATTCCGCTATTTTCTCAAAAACACCCTATTTCGAAAAGCTAACGGACATCCATTCCGCTATTTGACCAAATCCTACCTTCAAAACCTTCCTAATCCCTTACTTAGCGGAACCTATGTCCGATAGTATCCCGAAAACACCTATTTTTATAAAAATAACGGAACTGATGTCCGATAGCACATCCTTGTTCCCGCCAAAACGCAAAAAAGCAGAGCCGACCAACTCGACTCTGCTCCTAATATTCCCTCACCCAATCGACTGAACCATTCCCTCTCCTCGAACCTGTTCACACCCGACTACATTCAAAACAACCTCTTCCCCCACCTCGAAACTGGTGAATAAGTCCGTGTGAATCGTAACAATCATGTTCCCCACTTCAACAGTATAGTGGATTTCTTTCCCTTGAAACATAACATTTCGCACAATTCCACGTATACCGTCACATTCACCACCATTGTCCTTTTCCAACATAAACTGCTCCGGCCGAACGGGGAAAAAACCACTCGATTTAATGTCATCTGAAACATCATCATTTCTCCAAACCACGGATTCATCTTCAAATGGCTTAAACACATTCCCAAACCATTTCCCTGGAATCAAATTCGCCTTTCCAACAAACGTTGCGACAAATGGGGTTTCTGGGTTGGCATACACTTGCTTCGGTGTGCCGACTTGTTCGATTTTGCCGTCTTTCATTACGACAATTTTATCTGCCATTGCTAATGCTTCGCCTTGGTCATGTGTCACGTATACAATCGATGTGTTCATCATACGGTGGATCGTTTGGATTTCTTTGCGTAAATCCATGCGTAGTTCCGCATCCAAGCTGCTTAATGGTTCATCCATTAATAAAAGCGCGGGCTGAGGGGCGAGCGCTCGAGCAATAGCGACCCGCTGCTTTTGTCCTCCTGATAGTTCATTCGGCATGCGCTCTCCATAGTCCTGTAGCCCAACAATCGCAAGCATTTCATCCACCCGCTCTTTACTGTTT
It contains:
- a CDS encoding plasmid pRiA4b ORF-3 family protein — translated: MLIQCTKKLLTELKIKPDPVTEEQQQLPLLSWHANLVTMARKKTVVLMNDSNRYVLVLHGLKAKDLSKIGELIVQAIRETWLEEGIKEEVIEEYLSRSTEITFTTTKDRKSVARLNKACEYAGYFEHLLIPSAVVQPAVGKKGSRVLAGDGKDFIDPYKELYRDLKELVGVPIFDGQAVVLHVTLNLENHKVWRRVVVPRKISFPELHSVLQKVFDWSDYHLHEFQIFKSQPTAITNAVRNKERKPTVNLVCTEEALSYDVGVPQKMETDEILADYLPAEIVYIYDFGDGWEHHIVVEKFVDDYEYNHAMCLDGEGRTPPEDVGGEPGYESFLAIMSDPNHPDHKYMMEWAEDQGYSDFNMKMINHILSGASLR
- a CDS encoding plasmid pRiA4b ORF-3 family protein → MDREKSVIWRTVVVPEKMTLRTLHKGIQILFGWESVHSHEFKRKQNEESIISNLDEEREVRVSDVLAAGDISYCYYADTTWEVHISIEKRIDDYDVNYPTCTGGKGGSPMDCSIELLLDPSQKVRRFNITSVNEQLIELAL
- a CDS encoding PadR family transcriptional regulator codes for the protein MSSSQILKGILEGCLLSIIGKGETYGYEMMEKLNAYGFTMVSEGSIYPLLLRMKKEGLVTTSQKELPSGGPKRKYYSLTEKGHEELEEFKKRWSDIASSVNKLLGEEG
- a CDS encoding ABC transporter ATP-binding protein, yielding MSTIISNVSKHFGKTTALSSVDLMIEDGSFVAILGPSGCGKTTLLRLLAGFETPSSGEIIMNNATVATAQQTIPPEKRNIGMVFQSFALWPHLKVKEQVLFPLRHHRYTPAAIKANSKERVDEMLAIVGLQDYGERMPNELSGGQKQRVAIARALAPQPALLLMDEPLSSLDAELRMDLRKEIQTIHRMMNTSIVYVTHDQGEALAMADKIVVMKDGKIEQVGTPKQVYANPETPFVATFVGKANLIPGKWFGNVFKPFEDESVVWRNDDVSDDIKSSGFFPVRPEQFMLEKDNGGECDGIRGIVRNVMFQGKEIHYTVEVGNMIVTIHTDLFTSFEVGEEVVLNVVGCEQVRGEGMVQSIG